In bacterium, the DNA window GGGTCATCTCGTGCAGGGTCCCGGTCAGCACGTAGACGCGCCCGGCAAAGTCGTTGTCGCCCACGACGGCGACCTCCGGCGGGGGCAGCTCCTCGCTGGCGCGGAAGAAGCCCACCGCACGCAGCTGGTCCACCAGGTCGCGACCGCCGGCCGAGGCGAAGAAGGCCGTGATCACGTCGGCCACGATGGGGCCGATGTCCGGCAGGTCGGCCAGCGCCGCGGCGTCGGCGGCCAGCAGGGCGTCGATGTGCGGATGATGGCGGGCCAGGGTGAGCGCCGTCGTGACCCCCACCTGGGGAATCCCCAGGGCGAAGATCTTGGCCGCCCACGGGCGCTCGACGGCCCGGGCCAGGCCCTGCCCCAGGCGCTCGGCCGACTTCTCGCCCCAGCCGGGCAACCCGGCCACCACGTCCAGGTCGAGGCGGAACAGGTCGGCCGGACCGCGCACCAGGCCCTCGGCCAGGAAGAGATCGATCGAGCGGCCGCCGAGACCCTCGATGTCGCAGGCGTCGCGGCCGGCGAAGTGGCGCAGGCGTCCGGCCAGCACCGCCGGACACAGAGGGTTCAGGCAGCGCACCGCCACCTCCCCCTCGGCCCGCGTGGCCGGCTCGTCGCACACCGGACAGGCTTCCGGCACGGGGATCGTCCGCTCGTCGCCCCGCCGGGCGTCGACTTCCACCCGCAGCACCTTGGGGATGATGTCGCCACCCTTGACCACCGTGACGCGGTCGCCGATGCGGATGTCCTTGCGCTCGATCTCGTCCCAGTTGTGCAGCGTGGCGCGGCTGACCGTGGTGCCGGCCAGCTGCACCGGTGCCAGCTCGGCCACGGGCGTGATCACGCCGGTGCGCCCCACCTGCAGCGTCACGTCGCGCAGGGTGGTGACGGCCTCCTCGGCGGCGAACTTGTAGGCCAGCCCCCAGCGCGGCGCCTTGGCCGTGAATCCGGCCAGCACCTGCAGGTCGCGGCTGTCGACCTTGATGACCGCCCCGTCGATCTGGTAGTCGAGCTCCGGTCGCCGCGCCTCCAGGTCCGCCAGCCGCGCGGCCAGCTCGTCCAGGTCGGCAGCCGTGTCCAGGAGCGGATTGGCGGGCAGGCCGAGGGCGGCGATGGCCGCCATCTCGGCGCAGTGGGTGGGGAATTCGTGTTCCGGGCCCGGCTCCGCCCCGCCGGCCGTCGCCAGCGGGAAGAGCTGGTAGAAGAAGACCGACAGCCCGCGCCGCCGCACCTCCTCGCAGTCGAGGGTCTTGAGGGTGCCCGCCGTGGCGTTGCGGGGGTTGGCCAGGACATCCAGGCCCGCCGCCTCGCGCTCGGCGTTCAGTTGGGCGAAACGCGTCAGGCCCAGGTACGCTTCGCCGCGCACCTCGAATGCCGTGACGCCCGGCGCCGGAAAGACGTCGGCCCAGCCGTCCGCCAGGGTGCCCGGGATCTCGGCGAAGGTCGCCGCGTTGGCGGTGATGACGTCGCCGGCGCGGCCGTCGCCCCGGGTCAGGCCCAGGCTCAGCCGGCCGTCGGCGTAGCGCACGGCCAGGGCGACGCCGTCCATCTTGGGCTCGACGGTGTAGCGCAGGGGCTCGCGCTCGAGACGGGCGCCGAGGTCCTTGCGCAGGCGCGCATCGAAGGCCGCCACGTCGGCCAACTCGTAGCTGTTGGCCAGGCTGAGCATGGCCCGGCTGTGGGGCGCACTGGCGAAGCGGGTGTCGGTGTCGGCGCCCACACGGGCGGTGGGGCTGTCGCCGTCGGCCAGGTCGGGAAAGCGCTCCTCGAGGGCCCGCAGACGGCGGTCGAGGGCGTCGTACTCGGCGTCGCTGATCTCGGGGGACGCGTCCCGGTAATAGAGACGGTTGTGGCGCTCGAGTTCGGCGCGCAGGTGCGCCGCCTCGGCGCGCGCGGCGGTGAGGTCGTCGGGCAGGGGGGCCTGGTCCATGGCGCTCCACGCTCCGGCCTCGGCCGCGGGCGCGACGGGCCGGACGATCAGAAGGTTTCCAGCAGGGTGACGTGCAACTTGGCCTGGTCGAAATCGACCGTGCCCGGGAAGCCCACCGCCAGGGAGATGTCCCCGCCGGGCGTGCGGGCGAAGATGCCCAGGCCGTAGCCCCGGGGCCAGCCCCGCCGGCGCAGCAGGTCGCCCGGGTCGGCGGCGGCCGGGTCGGTGGTCCAGAACTCATAATAGCCGAGGTCGTAGAACGCGTAAAGCCGTGAGCCCCGCGGCCTTCCGATGCGCGCCTCGACCGCCCCCCACGCCGCCTGGCGCCCGTGGAACTCGTCCTCCCGGTAGCCCCGCAGGGAGTTCGCGCCGCCGAAGCGGAACTGCTCGGACAGGGGCACATCGCGCTCGCCGCCCGTCAGCTGCCGGAAGCTCGCGCGGCCGAACAGGCTCAGGCTGCCGCCCACCCACCACTCGCCGCCGAGGTCGCCGCGCAGGATCCGCTGGGTCGAGGCCTCGCCCAGCTGCGCGCTCGCGCCGGTGCTCGAGTCGGTCCGCGCCGTGGCGCTGCGCCAGGCGGTCTCGATGCCGAAGATGCCCTCCCAGCCGCTGCGCGAGCGGTCGCCGCGGCGATGCTCCACGGCCCCGCTGGCCCGCACGCGCCCGGTCCGTTCGAGCGCACCGACGGGGTAGGTGGTGCGGTCCCAGCCGAAGCCCAGTTCGACGCCCCACAACGCGACCACGGGCAGGTTCCAGGTGTTGTCGATACGGAACCTCGTGTAGACGTCGCGCTGCACCTCGTTGTCCACCGCCAGGCCCATGTCCAGGCCCGTGCCGAAGGCCAGCGGTTCGAGATAGGAGAACCCGAAGCGGCTGCGGTCCTGCCCGTCGTCGCGCCAGCCGACCTGCAACTTCCGGCCCGACCCGCCCATGTTCGGCAGGCGCAGATCGACTTCGCCGCTGAGCCGGCTGCCCCCCTCGTCGCGGCGGCTGAGTCCGAGCACGACCTGCAGCCGGTTCACCTTGGTGCGGGGCACCACCGGGAAGTGGACCCCCACCGTGTCGGGGGCCGTGGTGGTGTAGACCTGGGGCTCGCCGAGGGCTGCGTAGAGGTCGCGGGCGTAGAGGCGTTCCACGGCGCGGGCCAGATCCGAGTGCCGGAACGGCTCGCCCGCCCCCAGGCCCGACGCCCGCGCCAGGAAGCGGCGGCCCCGGGCCGTGGGCAGGTCGCTGGTGATGGGCCCGAGCCGGGCGGCCTGGCCGGGGATGAGCATGGCCAGGACGCGCACCGCGTGGGTGGTGGTGTCGCTCTCCACGCCGCGGGAGACCCAGCGCGCGAAGGGGTGCCCCGCCTCGCCGGTGCCGGCCAGGACCCGGGCGATGGCCCGTTCGATCTCGGCCGGA includes these proteins:
- the ligA gene encoding NAD-dependent DNA ligase LigA; amino-acid sequence: MDQAPLPDDLTAARAEAAHLRAELERHNRLYYRDASPEISDAEYDALDRRLRALEERFPDLADGDSPTARVGADTDTRFASAPHSRAMLSLANSYELADVAAFDARLRKDLGARLEREPLRYTVEPKMDGVALAVRYADGRLSLGLTRGDGRAGDVITANAATFAEIPGTLADGWADVFPAPGVTAFEVRGEAYLGLTRFAQLNAEREAAGLDVLANPRNATAGTLKTLDCEEVRRRGLSVFFYQLFPLATAGGAEPGPEHEFPTHCAEMAAIAALGLPANPLLDTAADLDELAARLADLEARRPELDYQIDGAVIKVDSRDLQVLAGFTAKAPRWGLAYKFAAEEAVTTLRDVTLQVGRTGVITPVAELAPVQLAGTTVSRATLHNWDEIERKDIRIGDRVTVVKGGDIIPKVLRVEVDARRGDERTIPVPEACPVCDEPATRAEGEVAVRCLNPLCPAVLAGRLRHFAGRDACDIEGLGGRSIDLFLAEGLVRGPADLFRLDLDVVAGLPGWGEKSAERLGQGLARAVERPWAAKIFALGIPQVGVTTALTLARHHPHIDALLAADAAALADLPDIGPIVADVITAFFASAGGRDLVDQLRAVGFFRASEELPPPEVAVVGDNDFAGRVYVLTGTLHEMTRSEAKREIEARGGKVTGSVSRKTDVLVAGEKAGSKLDKATELGIEILDEAAFITALQDNPLDVGASGDDA
- a CDS encoding BamA/TamA family outer membrane protein, with protein sequence REDVRWLRGLAAPEAALTLAAAAADTGGQVRQLLDRMAAAAHVEADSAVSLRPVEARLRDRWRGRGHLTATVTLRGDTLRVAPGPVWTVGAWDVTGDDFPGRDHLLDTWLPRPGEPFRPAEIERAIARVLAGTGEAGHPFARWVSRGVESDTTTHAVRVLAMLIPGQAARLGPITSDLPTARGRRFLARASGLGAGEPFRHSDLARAVERLYARDLYAALGEPQVYTTTAPDTVGVHFPVVPRTKVNRLQVVLGLSRRDEGGSRLSGEVDLRLPNMGGSGRKLQVGWRDDGQDRSRFGFSYLEPLAFGTGLDMGLAVDNEVQRDVYTRFRIDNTWNLPVVALWGVELGFGWDRTTYPVGALERTGRVRASGAVEHRRGDRSRSGWEGIFGIETAWRSATARTDSSTGASAQLGEASTQRILRGDLGGEWWVGGSLSLFGRASFRQLTGGERDVPLSEQFRFGGANSLRGYREDEFHGRQAAWGAVEARIGRPRGSRLYAFYDLGYYEFWTTDPAAADPGDLLRRRGWPRGYGLGIFARTPGGDISLAVGFPGTVDFDQAKLHVTLLETF